The Apibacter raozihei DNA segment TTTGGATACCGGGTTCTCCGTGAAGTCCCATTCCGAACTCCATTTCATTATCTTTTAATTCAAAAGTTGGTTTTTCTAAACCGGGTATTTTTCCGGGTTTAGTAGCAATACCTATACTTCTAAGGTTATTTCTTGCATTCTCCAAAACCAGTACAACTTCTTCAAGAGAAAGACCGGCATCACAGGCAGCACCTGCAATTTTTACCATAAACACATCTCCGGCAATACCTCTCCTGTCTTCTATACGTTCTATAGGAGCAGAAGCACAATCGTCCCAGACTCTTATATGAGCAGTTTTTATGCCCTCATCCTGAAGCATTTCTTCGGCCATATCAAAATTCAGATTATCTCCGGCATAACATCCATAAAGAAATAATACTCCTTTACCGGCATGTGCAGATTTTGCAGTTTCATAAATGGTGTTGGGATCCGGTGAAGCAAAAATATTCCCACATGCAGCAGCATCAGCAAGTCCTTCACCTACAAATCCCCCAAACATAGGTTCGTGTCCGCTTCCCCCGCCAATAACAAGCGTTACCTTATCTTTACGTCTTTCTTTTAATAAAATACCGTTGACTTCAGGAACCTTCTCGTAGAGGTAGCTATAAGCACTAATAAAGCCATCCATTACTTCGCTTATTATATTTTCCGGATCATTAATTATCTCTTTCATATTTATCGGATTACTAAGTTTTTATTACTTACAAATATTACTAAAATAAATTACAAATCATAAGTAAATGAAATGATTGTTGTCATTTCGAAAGTAATCAAAACTTTTGTGTTTTTATTAATTAATTAGATATTTTTTTTTAAATACTTTAAAAATAGCTTTTTAAGCTTATTATGTATTTTTTGATTAATTTTGTTATCAAAAATATTTTTTAAATATGCTTTCAATAAATGAAATATCAAAAATAGCTCTTAAAACCGAGAAAGTGCGCTTGAGGTTACTTGAGGTTATATATAATTCCAGGTCGGGTCATGTAGGTGGTGATTTGTCTGTCCTAAATATGATCGCGGCCTTATACTATCATACATTAAAATTTGATATACAAAATCCGGATCATGAAAACAGGGATCGTTTCATTTTAAGTAAGGGGCACTGTGTTGAAGCTCTTTATTGTGTACTGGAATCCCTTGGATTTATTGATTCAGATACGCTAAATTCCTATGGGAAATTTAATTCTTTATTGGCAGGTCATCCTTCCAATAAAATACCAGGAATTGAATTTAGCGGAGGATCTTTAGGGCATGGATTATCCTTAGGAGTGGGTGTTGCTATAGGGGCGAAAATGGACAATAAAGATTTTAAAACCTTTGTTGTCATGGGGGATGGAGAACTAAATGAAGGTGCAGTTTTTGAAGCAGCCATGTCTGGAGGACACTTTAAGTTAAATAACCTGGTTGCAATTGTTGATAGAAATGGATTGCAGATTAGTAATTCAACGGAAAAAGTAATGACTCTTGAGCCATTAAAAGAACGTTGGGAAACAATGGGATGGGAGGTTTTAGAAGTTAACGGAGATAAGATAGAAGATTGTATTAAGGTTTTAGATTCAATTAATTATACAATCCAAAAGCCGCATTTTATCATATCCCGAACCACTAAAGGAAAAGGGGTGTCTTATATGGAGAATGCTTTGCACTGGCATCATGGAGTACCGGATGAAGTTCAGTATAAACAGGCAGTCAGAGAGATATCCAGAAGTATTGAAGAATGGGAAGGGAAAATCAGTTAATTATCTATAAGCTTTACAATTAATCATGAATAAGACAATGAAATCAAATCGCCAAAGTTTTACACAAACTATCTTAGAGTTGGCTAAACAAAATAAAGATATCATTATAGTTACTTCTGATGCTGCGGGTACCGTAACTCTCAATCAGTTTGCTGAAGAATTACCGGATCAGTTAGTAGATGTAGGTATTGCTGAGCAAAATGCAATTGGAGTAGCGGCAGGTATAGCATCTGTCGGGAAAAAGGTTTTTGTTTGTGGACCTGCCTGTTTTTATTCTTCCCGGAGTTTAGAGCAAATTAAAGTTGATGTTGCTTACTCAAATTCCAGGATTAAAATAATTGGTGTTAATGGTGGAGTTAGTTATGGGCCTTTTGGCGCTACTCATCATTGTTTGCATGATATAGCTGCAATTCGGGCTTTTCCGGGTATACATATATTGTCTCCGAGTGATCCGGTGCAGATGAGGTGGATGACAGAAAATTTGATAAATTATGATTTTCCGGTATATGTTCGGATGGGGAGGAATCCTGTACCGGTAATTTATGATCAAGGCTTTGAAAAATTTACGATAGGGAAGGCTTCAGTTTTAAAAAAAGGAACAGACTTAACGTTGGTAGGTACAGGTGAAACCGTATATCATTGCTTAGAAGCTTCGGAAATGCTCGGACAAGCTGGTTTTTCTGTTAAAGTTGTAGATATACACACACTAAAACCTATAGATAAAGAAATGATAATTCAATCTGCTATAGAAACCGGTAAAATTATTACGGTAGAGGAGCATAGCATTTATGGGGGATTAGGGGCAATTGTTTCTGAAATCGTTTGTCAAAATTATCCCGTACCGATGAAGATTTTAGGGATTCCGGATGAAAATGTTATTAATGCTCAGCCTCAGGATATTTATAAATATTACGGAATAGATTATAAAGGTATTTATGATACGGCATTAGCATTTTTGAAAGATTAAGGAATGTATTAAGTTTATTGAGTTTATCAAGAAGAGGTGCATGGATGAGATTTTAGAATTATATAAATAAAATTAATTATTCAATCACCAGATAAATGAAAATTTTCAGCAGGAGATATTAAACATCTCCTGCTGAATAAATTCAATCATTTATCTTTCCAAAGAGGATAAATTTGATTCATATATTTTTTATATTTTTCGTATGCAGGAATGATACTTTCCTGAATCTTTGGATCTGGTTCTATGGTAATAGATTTAGAACCCATAGCTTTAGCTGCTTCGTCAAGGTTTTTATATTGACCAATACCAACAGCAACAATCATAGCGGTACCTAATGCGCCTCCTTCGGAAACTTCCGGTATTAAGATAGGGCGGTTTAAAACGCTGGCAAGCATTTTAGGCCAGATGCTACTGCGTGTAACGCCTCCAACTACTCTTATTTCATCAACTTTGAAATTTTCAATTAAAGGATCTATATGGTATTTATGATTAAAGGCAATGCCTTGATATATAGCTTTAAGCAGATGGCCTCTTTTATGCCATGCTCTCATTCCCATAAAACAGGAATCTGCATCTACATCGAGTGGATTTCCATATAAAAAAGGAAAGAATAAAATGTCGGAAGGATCATTTATAATTTCCGAAATTTCTTTATCTACAAATCCATAAGGATCTACTCCGGCTCTTCTGGCAAGATCTAGTTCCTGCTGACACAAAGTTTGTACAAACCATTCAAGATTGGAAGATGAAGCCGGTGATATAGCCATATTCATCCATAATCCTTTTTTTATAAAGCTTCTGCAAAACCAGTCTTCAGAAACCTTGGGTTCATCGGAAATAACTTCATTAATACTGTAAGTACCAGCCATTACAGCTAATTGTCCCGGATGGGTTGCTCCGGCACCAATAGCACCTGCATCTACATCGTGAAGACCGGCAACAACAGGGATTCCTTCGGGTAAACCGGTATGAATG contains these protein-coding regions:
- a CDS encoding dihydroxyacetone kinase subunit DhaK; its protein translation is MKEIINDPENIISEVMDGFISAYSYLYEKVPEVNGILLKERRKDKVTLVIGGGSGHEPMFGGFVGEGLADAAACGNIFASPDPNTIYETAKSAHAGKGVLFLYGCYAGDNLNFDMAEEMLQDEGIKTAHIRVWDDCASAPIERIEDRRGIAGDVFMVKIAGAACDAGLSLEEVVLVLENARNNLRSIGIATKPGKIPGLEKPTFELKDNEMEFGMGLHGEPGIQRTQMKPADELVEILYGHITKDMPLISGDNVCILVNGLGSTTIIEMSIVFRKVRQLLESDGIQIHDADINSYCTSLGMGGFSISILKLDSELKKYYNSPCYCPYYAKQQR
- a CDS encoding transketolase, with amino-acid sequence MLSINEISKIALKTEKVRLRLLEVIYNSRSGHVGGDLSVLNMIAALYYHTLKFDIQNPDHENRDRFILSKGHCVEALYCVLESLGFIDSDTLNSYGKFNSLLAGHPSNKIPGIEFSGGSLGHGLSLGVGVAIGAKMDNKDFKTFVVMGDGELNEGAVFEAAMSGGHFKLNNLVAIVDRNGLQISNSTEKVMTLEPLKERWETMGWEVLEVNGDKIEDCIKVLDSINYTIQKPHFIISRTTKGKGVSYMENALHWHHGVPDEVQYKQAVREISRSIEEWEGKIS
- a CDS encoding transketolase family protein, whose product is MKSNRQSFTQTILELAKQNKDIIIVTSDAAGTVTLNQFAEELPDQLVDVGIAEQNAIGVAAGIASVGKKVFVCGPACFYSSRSLEQIKVDVAYSNSRIKIIGVNGGVSYGPFGATHHCLHDIAAIRAFPGIHILSPSDPVQMRWMTENLINYDFPVYVRMGRNPVPVIYDQGFEKFTIGKASVLKKGTDLTLVGTGETVYHCLEASEMLGQAGFSVKVVDIHTLKPIDKEMIIQSAIETGKIITVEEHSIYGGLGAIVSEIVCQNYPVPMKILGIPDENVINAQPQDIYKYYGIDYKGIYDTALAFLKD
- a CDS encoding FGGY-family carbohydrate kinase, coding for MKTKVVIGIDIGLTGMKAVAFDYQGKIIASQSDSSPHDMPKPHWSERNGEDFWAAVSKTLRHLMGKLEMYEVTGVGCSAHGDGIWILDENNRPLRPGILSLDTRAFETSLKYSKKIKDLLSVTGQGASPSSPATLLAWLKENEPETLAKARSFMWAKDYIRFRLSRTIGTDLTEASTSFFNYKNQDWDSEAFKLYDLEELEAIAPIVNQPTDIVGKIGYDTHIHTGLPEGIPVVAGLHDVDAGAIGAGATHPGQLAVMAGTYSINEVISDEPKVSEDWFCRSFIKKGLWMNMAISPASSSNLEWFVQTLCQQELDLARRAGVDPYGFVDKEISEIINDPSDILFFPFLYGNPLDVDADSCFMGMRAWHKRGHLLKAIYQGIAFNHKYHIDPLIENFKVDEIRVVGGVTRSSIWPKMLASVLNRPILIPEVSEGGALGTAMIVAVGIGQYKNLDEAAKAMGSKSITIEPDPKIQESIIPAYEKYKKYMNQIYPLWKDK